One genomic region from Rosa rugosa chromosome 1, drRosRugo1.1, whole genome shotgun sequence encodes:
- the LOC133727783 gene encoding uncharacterized protein LOC133727783: protein MCCIRILSILWCCDSPENATSRASSSGSSLRRIEEYWLWGPLQLEVRNHPSSNVHAWLLHVYDLLPNHKLELFFMLVWAIWVEHNNVTWKGTSFCPVNTATWATKLLEDYHAAHPGSPKKKSRHKTKWQLPPRGRLKLNIDGAFHSATGQGGIGALIRNEDGVCLAAIARPFPHGRSAFQMELEAMRAGLLLIIHQGLVNVDIETDCSLVIAALKSDTEDYSEVGCIVEDCKAYLHAISSINLYSVYREANGVAHRLAHLASVDYLNDYWLDETPVIIRDALFEDSCTSTRGVGV from the exons ATGTGCTGTATAAGAATCTTGTCAATTCTGTGGTGCTGTGATAGCCCTGAAAATGCCACTAGCCGCGCCTCTTCATCTGGGAGTTCACTTAG GAGAATTGAGGAGTATTGGCTATGGGGCCCGCTGCAACTTGAGGTACGTAACCACCCTTCATCTAATGTTCATGCATGGCTTCTGCATGTTTATGATTTGCTGCCCAATCACAAGCTAGAGCTCTTCTTCATGCTTGTTTGGGCAATATGGGTGGAACACAACAATGTTACTTGGAAGGGGACCTCCTTTTGTCCCGTGAATACTGCTACCTGGGCTACCAAGCTCCTTGAGGACTACCATGCGGCCCATCCGGGGTCACCAAAGAAGAAATCAAGGCATAAAACTAAGTGGCAGCTGCCACCTCGAGGTAGGCTGAAACTTAATATTGATGGCGCATTTCACAGCGCTACTGGTCAAGGGGGTATTGGGGCTCTCATCAGGAATGAAGATGGTGTATGTCTCGCTGCAATTGCACGTCCCTTTCCCCATGGTAGATCCGCCTTTCAGATGGAGTTGGAAGCCATGAGAGCAGGACTTTTACTCATCATTCATCAAGGATTAGTCAATGTTGATATTGAAACTGACTGCTCTTTGGTGATTGCTGCACTCAAAAGTGACACGGAGGACTACTCTGAAGTTGGTTGTATTGTTGAGGATTGCAAAGCATATCTGCATGCAATTTCTTCTATTAATCTATACTCTGTCTATCGTGAAGCAAACGGTGTGGCCCATAGATTGgcacaccttgctagtgttGATTACTTAAATGATTactggttagatgagactcctgtgaTTATCCGGGATGCTCTCTTTGAGGATTCTTGTACTAGTACTCGAGGTGTAG GAGTATGA